Genomic segment of Kibdelosporangium phytohabitans:
GACGTTGACGGCTACGCCGCCGAGTGGACCTGTGGATAGCCAACGGCCCGTGCGGAAACCCGGAACCGCCGAAGACCATCGACGTTCCAGCACGAGCCACTAGAACAGGCTGGGCGGCTCGGCGTCTTCCTGCTGAGCCGCCTCAGCCCAGCGGTACTGGCGCATGCTCACGCGGTTGCCGTCCGCCAGAACGCCTTCCGCGCGCAGCCGTTCCAACTGCTCTTCCTGCAAGTGCGGCGCCGGGGTCCCGTCCGCGCGCAGGATCCGGTGCCACGGCAGGTCGTGGCCGTCCTCGGCCAGGACGCGGCCGACCAGGCGCGGCGAGGGCGCGCCCGCGACGGCTGCGATGTCCCCGTAGGAGGCCACTGAGCCCGGTGGGACGCTTTCGATCACTTCACGCACGCGTTCGTGCAGTTTCTCGTCCATGTCAGCCGTTCAGGTCGTTCAGGTAGGCCAGGACCGCCAGCACGCGCCGGTTGTCGTCCTCCGACGGCGGCAGCATCAGCTTGCTGAAGATGTTGTTGGTGTGCTTGCTGATCGCCTTCTCCGTGACGAACATCCGCGCCGCGATCGCCGCGTTGGAACGCCCTTCGGCCATCAGCGACAGCACTTCCCGTTCCCTCGGTGTCAACGTGCCCAGCGGCTCGTCGCGTTCCCGCCTGGCCAGCAGCTGGGAGATCACGTCCGGGTCCATCGCAGTCCCGCCCGCGGCCACGCGGCGCACCGCGTCGACGAACTGCCCCACCTCGGACACCCGGTCCTTCAACAGGTAGCCGACGCCACCCGCCCTGTCGGACAGCAGTTCCCGTGCGTAGAGCTGCTCGACGTACTGCGACAGCACCAGGATCGGCAGGCCGGGGACCTGTTTGCGGGCCTCGATCGAGGCCTTCAGGCCCTCGTCGGTGAAGGTCGGCGGCATCCGGACGTCCACGACCGCGACGTCCGGTTTGTGCTTCACCAGCGCTTCCAGCAGTGCCGGACCGCTGTCCACGGCTTCGACGACCTCGAAGCCGTGCGCGGTCAGCAACCGGATCAGCCCGTCGCGCAGCAGGGCAAGATCCTCCCCAAGGACAACTCGCACGGGCAGACACTACCGTGCGCTCGGCTAGCGGCCGAGGAAGTCCATGACCAGCCCGGCGGTCTGGACCGGCTGCTCGAAGTGCAGCATGTGGCCGCAGTCGAGCTCCGCTGTAGTCAGGTTGTCCCGCAGCGTGATCTTGCACGCCTGCACGAACGCCGGCCGGACGAACGGCGACCGCAGCGCGGAGACGAGCAGGGTGCGCGTGTCCGGCGGCGGGAGCTGGGCGGCGCGGCTCATCTCGCTCCAC
This window contains:
- a CDS encoding MGMT family protein — encoded protein: MDEKLHERVREVIESVPPGSVASYGDIAAVAGAPSPRLVGRVLAEDGHDLPWHRILRADGTPAPHLQEEQLERLRAEGVLADGNRVSMRQYRWAEAAQQEDAEPPSLF
- a CDS encoding LuxR C-terminal-related transcriptional regulator, with amino-acid sequence MRVVLGEDLALLRDGLIRLLTAHGFEVVEAVDSGPALLEALVKHKPDVAVVDVRMPPTFTDEGLKASIEARKQVPGLPILVLSQYVEQLYARELLSDRAGGVGYLLKDRVSEVGQFVDAVRRVAAGGTAMDPDVISQLLARRERDEPLGTLTPREREVLSLMAEGRSNAAIAARMFVTEKAISKHTNNIFSKLMLPPSEDDNRRVLAVLAYLNDLNG